The Engystomops pustulosus chromosome 1, aEngPut4.maternal, whole genome shotgun sequence genome has a window encoding:
- the CTXN3 gene encoding cortexin-3 isoform X2, whose translation MKKKKSLWNCLFPFSWTMDGEPLPSTMLPTLNASYGSSMTLEQKTTFAFVILLFIILGVLIVRCFRILLDPYRSMPTSTWADGVDGLEKGQFDYALA comes from the coding sequence ATGAAGAAGAAAAAGAGTTTGTGGAATTGCCTATTTCCATTTTCCTGGACAATGGATGGAGAGCCATTACCTTCTACAATGTTACCCACACTGAATGCATCCTATGGCTCATCCATGACATTGGAGCAGAAGACGACATTTGCTTTTGtgattcttttatttattattctaggTGTCCTTATTGTCAGGTGTTTTAGAATCCTTCTTGACCCTTACCGAAGTATGCCAACTTCTACCTGGGCAGATGGGGTCGATGGACTTGAAAAAGGACAATTTGACTATGCTCTTGCATAG
- the CTXN3 gene encoding cortexin-3 isoform X1, translated as MDQVFSRLEQDSQFKSKYFYHEFGEVMKKKKSLWNCLFPFSWTMDGEPLPSTMLPTLNASYGSSMTLEQKTTFAFVILLFIILGVLIVRCFRILLDPYRSMPTSTWADGVDGLEKGQFDYALA; from the coding sequence ATTCCCAGTTCAAGTCCAAATATTTCTATCATGAATTTGGGGAAGTGATGAAGAAGAAAAAGAGTTTGTGGAATTGCCTATTTCCATTTTCCTGGACAATGGATGGAGAGCCATTACCTTCTACAATGTTACCCACACTGAATGCATCCTATGGCTCATCCATGACATTGGAGCAGAAGACGACATTTGCTTTTGtgattcttttatttattattctaggTGTCCTTATTGTCAGGTGTTTTAGAATCCTTCTTGACCCTTACCGAAGTATGCCAACTTCTACCTGGGCAGATGGGGTCGATGGACTTGAAAAAGGACAATTTGACTATGCTCTTGCATAG